Part of the bacterium genome, ATGGGCGCGTCGCCTTCGAGGTCATCCGCGTGCCGGAAAATCGGGGCAAGGGTCATGCGGTCAAAATCGGCATGCTGCGCTCGCGCGGCGCCGTCCGCCTTTTCACCGACATCGACATCTCCGTTCCGATCGATACCGCGACGGAATTCTTCCGGTGCGTCTCGGAGGGCGCGGACGTCGTCATCGGCACGCGCAAGGTCGCCGAGTCCCAGGTGATGGTGCACCAGCCGTATTATCGCGAATCGCTCGGTGGCGTGTTCCGATGGATCTCGCGGGTGCTCTGCGCGCCGCCCGTCACCGATTTTACCTGCGGCTTCAAGGCTTTTTCGGCGCGCGCGACCGGGGCCATCTTCACGCAATCGGTCATCCCGCGCTGGTCGTTCGATGCGGAGATTCTCTTTCTCGCCTACCGCATGGGTTTCCGCATCGTGCAATTGCCCGTGACGTGGTACGACTCGCGCGAGTCGAAGGTCCGCCTGGGCGTCGATACCGTTCGCAGCTTCGTCGAACTTCTGCAGATCCGGGTGCACCAAATCGCGGGGCGTTACATCATCGCCAAATCTTACCAGGGACACCTCGAACGCGCGCCGCGCGCGTCCGCCGCGCGCACCCCGGCCGATACGCATGCCCCTGGGGACGAGCGAAAAAGCGCGTAATCTTTCAGCGCGCCGTCTCGTAAACGGCTGACAGCATCCCCGCCACGTTCTCTGTGCCGTAACGCTCCCTCGCCCTTGCGGCGGCCCGTTCGCCAAGCGCGCGCGCGTAATCGGCGTCCGCCATAACGCGATCGATCGCCGCCGAGAGCGCCTCGGCGTCCTCGTTTGCGACAAGCACGCCCGCGCCATCCGCGAGCAATTCCTCCGGCCCGCCACAGCGCGTCGCGACGACGGGCAATCCGATTGCCATCGCCTCCAGGCAAGCGACACCAAATCCTTCGTGCCGGCTCGGCACGACGCACACCGCCGCGCCGGCGAGGCGCGACAGGGCCGTGTCGTGTGCCAACTCGCCCGCGAACGAGACGCGATCCGCGACGCCAAGGCGCGCCGCCGATTCGGCTAGCGTTTGACGCAGCGGACCGTCGCCGACAAAGACAAGCGTCGCTTTCGGGGCGGAAAGCCGGGCGAAGGCGGAAAGCAGGAAGTCCGGTCCTTTCTCGTGCGACAGACGCCCGACGCACACGATCTCCCGCTCCTTCGCCGGCGTTCGCGTCGGCAAACGTGCCGGATCGATCGCGTGCGGCACGATGCGTACGCACGCCGCATCGATGCCAAGCACCGCCGCCTCGCGCCGCATCGCGTCGCTCGCGACAATGACCGCGGACGCGCGCCGGGCGACGTATCGCGCCACTCGCCGCATGAGATCGCTTTTGGTCAAAAGGTCGCTGCCGTGAAACGTCACCACGACGGGTCGACCCGAACGCAGAGCGCACAGGCCGGCGGCGGTCCAATGCGCGTGCACGATATCGGCGCGGCGCGCCTCGCGCCGGACGATCCGCGCCATCGCGGCGAGAAACACGGGAACGAGCAACCAGCGCCATTTTCGCGCGCGCAGGTTCGCAAGAATTCCGCCGCCATACGCCACCTGCTCGAGCGCCTCGGGCGCGTAGCGAAAACGCACGACACGGACGCCGTCGATCGTCTCGTCGCGCGCAAGCCCGCGAGCGTGCGGGCAAACGACGGTTACGTTTGCGCCGGCGTCGGCCAGCGCGCGGGCCTGGGCGTGGACGAACGTGCCGGAACCGTGCCCCGCGCGGTTCGGATAGCTCGTGCTGACAAACAGGACGGATGGGGGGCGCGCCGCGCCGTCAGGCGTCGTCACGATGATCGTATCGGCGCGATTCGAGAAGTTCGGTGAGGAAGCGGCGATTCGCGGCGAGCAGATCGGCGACGACGCCGAGCGTCACCACCTGAAAACCGACGATCGCAAGGACGGCCGCGAGGATCAGGCTCTGCACGTGCCCGCGCCCGCCTTCGGTGGCGTAGTAATAAAGGAAGCGCAGGCCGAGAATCATCGCGGGAGCAATCAGCGCCGCGCCCACGGCGGCGAACGCGCGGAACGGTTCGTACAGCACGAAGATGCGCAGGATCGTCCCGACCGATCGCGCGATGTACTGCGGATTGGAACGGATCAGGCGCGATTCGCGCGTTTTCGGATTCGTTTCAATCGGCACGGAGATGACGGCCAAGCCCTCGCGGCCCGCCTGAATCAGCGTCTCCAGAGTATACGTGTAACCCGAAACGACGTTCAGCCGCGCCGCGGCCTGGCGCGAAAACGCGCGGAATCCGCTGGTGGCGTCAGCGATGTCCGCGCCCGAAAAGCGGCGGACGACGCCCGTGCCCGCGCGCTGCAACCACCGTTTCGTCGCGCTGAAATGGGGGATGCGATCCATATCGCGTGCGCCGACGACGATATCCGCGGCGCCGGCGACGATCGGCTCGACAAGGCGCGGGATATCCTCGGCGCGATACTGGTTGTCGGCGTCGGTGTTGACGATGACGTCCGCGCCCCGGCGCAGGCTCTCGCGCAGCGCGGCGGCGAATGTCTGAGCGAGCCCGCGATTCTTCGGCCACCCTACGACATGATCCGCGCCCGCGCGCCGCGCGGCGTCGCGCGTGGCGTCGGCGCTGCCGTCGTCGAACACGAGCACTTCGACGGCGTCAAACCCCGGCACGTCGCGCCGGATCGCGGCGATGGCGTCGGCGATGGTCGATGCCTCGTTGAACGCCGGGATCTGCACGATGAGCTTCACGCGGTCCGCCGTTAGTCGGTGAAACGAAACTTGATGAGCGCCCAGATCGCGCCGAAGCCGTCCCGCCAGGTGATTTTCTTGCCCTCGTGAAAATCGCGCCCGGCGTAGGTGATCGGCACCTCGAAGACCTTGCACTTCTGCTTGAAAACCTTCGCCGTGATTTCCGGCTCGAAATCGAAACGATCCGAACGGATTTGCACGGCGCGGAAAATATCGGTGCGAAACGCCTTGTAGCAGGTTTCCATGTCCGTCAGCATCGTGTCGTACAGCAGGTTCGTGATGAACGTCAGCATGCGGTTTCCGACCCAGTGCCAGAACAGGAAGGCGCGGTGCGTCCCGAGAAAACGCGAACCGTACACGACATCCGCCTTGCCTTCTTCGATCGGCTTGAGCAACACGTGGTAGTCGCGCGGGTCGTACTCTAGGTCGGCGTCCTGGATCACCGTGACGTCGCCGGAGATATGCTGCTGCGCGGTGCGGATCGCCGCGCCCTTGCCGCGATTGCGCTCGTGATACACGACGCGCACGCCCTCGCGCCCTTCCACGTTCTCGCGCAAAAGTTCGCGCGTGCCGTCGGTACTGCCGTCGTCGACGATGATCAATTCCTTGTCGAGATCAACGGCCAGCACAAGATCGACGATCCGGAGGATCGTCTCCTTCTCGTTGAAAACCGGCATGAGGATGGAGAGCTTCATTCGGGTTCGCCGCGGTTGAGCGTGGATAAGAGGCCGCGCGCGGCTTCGGCCAGGCGCTCCGGTGCGTGGGGCGCGTCGGCCACCGCCGACAATTCCTTGTACGCGATTTCGATTTTTCCCTGGCGGAGGTGAATATATCCAAGGACATACCGCGCCACAAGCGATTCCGGCTCGTAGCTTTGCAACTCCTCGGCACGCCGGCCGGCGTCGACCCATCGGCCGTCCATCGCATCGAGCTGCGCGAGCCCTTCGAGGGCTCCCACGATGCTCCCGCGATTCGCGCTCTGGCGATACGCGGTCAGAAAATGCCGGCGCGCCGCGACGCGGTCGCCGGCCTGGATCGCGCAATCGCCAAGTCCGATGTATGCCTCCGGCGCTCGCGGTCCCGACCGCGTGGCGCGGGCGTACATGGAACACGCGCCGTCAATATCGCCCGTCGCGTAGAGTTCCGTTCCGAGATTGGAAAGCACGGTGACCGACCGGTCGTCTTTGATGTAGGCGTCGGTCCATAGCAACGCGGAATGTGACCAGACGTGCGTTCGATGAAGCGTGTGCGCGGCGAATAGTCCGATCGCCGCCACGCCGAGAGCCAAGGTGAAGGCGCGCCGTGGGCCGGACACGGCGTCAAGCAGGCGCAAAAATAGCGCCGCGCCGCAAAGGGCAAGCCCGCCCAGGGCGGCATAAAGATACCGTTCCGCGAGCACGGTGTCCGACGCGACGATCTGCGAGAACGGCAAAAGGGCGACGAGCGCGAACGCCAGGCCGAGCGCGATCCACGATCCGCCGGCCCGCCGGCGAAAAAGGTAAACCAACCCGCAAACCAGTAGCACCCCCGTGAACCAGAACGCGGGTGAGGACGGCGTTCTTGCCGGCGTTTCATAGGCGGGGCGTAGCGCGAAGGGGACTACAACTTTCGCGAGTCCGTGCGCCAGCGCCGGGAGCGCCGTCGCGACGCGATCGAGAAGCGGCGGCGCTTCCGATATGTCAACGCGCGCCACGCGTCCGATGACCGCCGCGCGCAGCGCAATATACATCGCGGTCAGCGCGGCCGCGTAAGCAAGCGCGGTTTTTTCGTATGCCAAAAGGGGAATGCGCGCCGGCGATGTCGATTGAATAGCGCGGGATCCGGGCGGCGGCGAGATCCAAAACCACGCGGCGAAATAAGCGGGAATCGTCACCGCCTCCTCGCTGGCCAGCATGGCCGCGAGCGAAACGGCGAGCGCGGCGGCGAGCGCCGGCACGTCTTTGCCTTTCCGGCCGCGCGCGAAAAGGGCGACCGCGGCAAAGGTTAACGCGATGCCGGGCAGATCGAGCGCACCGGCGGTGTTGGCCGCACGGTCGGCGTGTACGGGATGAACGGCGAAAATCAGCGCGGCGGCGCCGGCAAGGCGCGGCGCCGCACCCAGCGATGTGAGCATCCAGGCGAACGCGATCGTCGCGCCGGCATGCAACGACACCGCGAGCGCGCGCCAGGCCACCGGCGAATATTCAAACGCGGCGTACCAGAGCGCGGCGAGCGCCGGGCGTATGGGACGATAAAGCCCGTGCTGATCCGTCGCGAAAAACGAAGGGATATTTTTGATCGACCGAATCGACTCGTCGTAGAGAATGAACGGCAGGTCGTCCCACATGAACGGCTTGCCAAGCGACGCGGCATAAAGCGCTGCCGCCGCGAGACCCGGCGCCAAAATCGCGGCCAGGCGCGAGGATCGACCGGACGTCGCGCGCGGTTCGGGTCCGGCGCCGCCCGACATCATGGCGTGCGGCCGATCATTTGAATCAGGGCGCCAACGCGCGGATCGTTCGGGAATCGAGCGGATAATTCACCGGCCGCGTCGCGCGCGCGTTCGGGATCGCCGTGCGTCGCGTACAGATTCGCAAGCCGCGCCAGCGCGCGCGGATCTTCGGGAAGGATCGCGTCGGCCTTGCGGAGGGCCGTTGCCGCATCATCGAATCGCCCGCTTGTTTCGAAATCGTGCGCGCGGCGAAGCAGATGAAAGTGCGCGTTATCGAGGATCGTGCGCGTGTGGTGATCGTGCGGAATATCCGCGACGTAGGGCGACAAGGGAAGGCGCGACCAGACCGTGGGATCGCATGCGCGCCCGTCCCACACGAATCCGAGTCCGCATCCGCGGATGAGACCCGCGTTCGACCAGGCCGAAACGATCGCATGATCAACCGGATCTTCCGACGCGCTGAACAGTCCGAAGAGCGGCACGCCCGCGCGGCGAAGGGCGTCGGCCCGGGCAAAAAACGCGGCGTTTCGCGACGGCGCGAACGCGGCCTCGTTCGCCGCGAGATCGTCCGGCAGCCAGCCGGGCAGGGCGGCCGTCACCCAATCCGCGTTCATGCCGACGCGCGGCAACACGGCGACATCCTCGCGATACCGCTCGACGCGCTGGTAATACCAGAGCGGAAAGACATTGTTATCGCCGCCGACCGCAAGCGCGTATCGCGGTTCGGGATACGCAAGCGCGGCTTTGGCGAATGATTCCCCGACGTAATGCCGCGACAGATCGGCCGGCTCGCGATTTTGCCAAAGCGGAATCACCGCGACAAAGACAAGCGCGGCGCCGATCGCCCATCTGTACCGGGCTTGATCCAGCAACGCGGCAAATCCAACGCCCGCCAGGATCGCGCACGTCGCGGTCAGCGCCGTCATGTAGCGAAGAATCTGATGAAACTCGTCGGGACCGATGTAGTTGACGCGAATCGCGACCGTCGCCGCGCACGCGAAAAGAAGTGCGCCAAGGAGCGCCCGGTCGCGTCGCATAAGGACAAGAGCGCCGAAGGCCGCGCCGATCGCCACAAGGGGACTCATCTCGGTCGCGAGGCTCGCCAGGATGACGCGCG contains:
- a CDS encoding glycosyltransferase, which produces MTENRRVDLSIVVPVFNERSRLAWGLEEIVNFLRAAPIASEVIVVDDGSADGTADAAIELLDGRVAFEVIRVPENRGKGHAVKIGMLRSRGAVRLFTDIDISVPIDTATEFFRCVSEGADVVIGTRKVAESQVMVHQPYYRESLGGVFRWISRVLCAPPVTDFTCGFKAFSARATGAIFTQSVIPRWSFDAEILFLAYRMGFRIVQLPVTWYDSRESKVRLGVDTVRSFVELLQIRVHQIAGRYIIAKSYQGHLERAPRASAARTPADTHAPGDERKSA
- a CDS encoding glycosyltransferase, whose amino-acid sequence is MTTPDGAARPPSVLFVSTSYPNRAGHGSGTFVHAQARALADAGANVTVVCPHARGLARDETIDGVRVVRFRYAPEALEQVAYGGGILANLRARKWRWLLVPVFLAAMARIVRREARRADIVHAHWTAAGLCALRSGRPVVVTFHGSDLLTKSDLMRRVARYVARRASAVIVASDAMRREAAVLGIDAACVRIVPHAIDPARLPTRTPAKEREIVCVGRLSHEKGPDFLLSAFARLSAPKATLVFVGDGPLRQTLAESAARLGVADRVSFAGELAHDTALSRLAGAAVCVVPSRHEGFGVACLEAMAIGLPVVATRCGGPEELLADGAGVLVANEDAEALSAAIDRVMADADYARALGERAAARARERYGTENVAGMLSAVYETAR
- a CDS encoding glycosyltransferase family 2 protein, whose product is MKLIVQIPAFNEASTIADAIAAIRRDVPGFDAVEVLVFDDGSADATRDAARRAGADHVVGWPKNRGLAQTFAAALRESLRRGADVIVNTDADNQYRAEDIPRLVEPIVAGAADIVVGARDMDRIPHFSATKRWLQRAGTGVVRRFSGADIADATSGFRAFSRQAAARLNVVSGYTYTLETLIQAGREGLAVISVPIETNPKTRESRLIRSNPQYIARSVGTILRIFVLYEPFRAFAAVGAALIAPAMILGLRFLYYYATEGGRGHVQSLILAAVLAIVGFQVVTLGVVADLLAANRRFLTELLESRRYDHRDDA
- a CDS encoding glycosyltransferase family 2 protein, which gives rise to MKLSILMPVFNEKETILRIVDLVLAVDLDKELIIVDDGSTDGTRELLRENVEGREGVRVVYHERNRGKGAAIRTAQQHISGDVTVIQDADLEYDPRDYHVLLKPIEEGKADVVYGSRFLGTHRAFLFWHWVGNRMLTFITNLLYDTMLTDMETCYKAFRTDIFRAVQIRSDRFDFEPEITAKVFKQKCKVFEVPITYAGRDFHEGKKITWRDGFGAIWALIKFRFTD
- a CDS encoding tetratricopeptide repeat protein is translated as MMSGGAGPEPRATSGRSSRLAAILAPGLAAAALYAASLGKPFMWDDLPFILYDESIRSIKNIPSFFATDQHGLYRPIRPALAALWYAAFEYSPVAWRALAVSLHAGATIAFAWMLTSLGAAPRLAGAAALIFAVHPVHADRAANTAGALDLPGIALTFAAVALFARGRKGKDVPALAAALAVSLAAMLASEEAVTIPAYFAAWFWISPPPGSRAIQSTSPARIPLLAYEKTALAYAAALTAMYIALRAAVIGRVARVDISEAPPLLDRVATALPALAHGLAKVVVPFALRPAYETPARTPSSPAFWFTGVLLVCGLVYLFRRRAGGSWIALGLAFALVALLPFSQIVASDTVLAERYLYAALGGLALCGAALFLRLLDAVSGPRRAFTLALGVAAIGLFAAHTLHRTHVWSHSALLWTDAYIKDDRSVTVLSNLGTELYATGDIDGACSMYARATRSGPRAPEAYIGLGDCAIQAGDRVAARRHFLTAYRQSANRGSIVGALEGLAQLDAMDGRWVDAGRRAEELQSYEPESLVARYVLGYIHLRQGKIEIAYKELSAVADAPHAPERLAEAARGLLSTLNRGEPE
- a CDS encoding DUF2723 domain-containing protein, which gives rise to MTASDSADAEMPIDRTALAAAVAVFAAALGVYLEAICPTIHLGDSGEYATAFATLSLSHSPSYPTFTHLGHAVALFPFGSHAFRANLATALGAAGAAAFVFLVVRRLTRRVEAGIAVALAFAFGATFFDQAAKVRAYPLLPIFLALLLLTALAWRDTGDRRWLFLTALAGGVGLAHHQLILPIGLAPAVLIVSRARMLTLRDTALAGLFLVAGASLFAFLPLRAMAEPVLNWGDPENFSRFLDAMTQRQWAGKMGAGTLAEKLGMTRVILASLATEMSPLVAIGAAFGALVLMRRDRALLGALLFACAATVAIRVNYIGPDEFHQILRYMTALTATCAILAGVGFAALLDQARYRWAIGAALVFVAVIPLWQNREPADLSRHYVGESFAKAALAYPEPRYALAVGGDNNVFPLWYYQRVERYREDVAVLPRVGMNADWVTAALPGWLPDDLAANEAAFAPSRNAAFFARADALRRAGVPLFGLFSASEDPVDHAIVSAWSNAGLIRGCGLGFVWDGRACDPTVWSRLPLSPYVADIPHDHHTRTILDNAHFHLLRRAHDFETSGRFDDAATALRKADAILPEDPRALARLANLYATHGDPERARDAAGELSARFPNDPRVGALIQMIGRTP